A region of the Kribbella sp. NBC_01245 genome:
GGCTCACTCTCGTGCTGCCCGGTCTGCGCGTGGATCCCCGCCCGTAGTCGCGTTCCCCTGTCGCGCGACTGTCGGGCGAGGCGTTGACCGGTTGACCACGGCTCGGTACGGTCGATGGGAAATCGATTTCTCGCACCGCCACCGGGAGACTCGTATGCGTCAGCTCTTACTCCTGCCCCTGCTCGCCGCCGCCCTGATCACCCCAGCCTCAGCTGTAGCTCAAACGACTGGACCGACGGGGGTGGTGCCGACGCCGGCGACGCGCGTTGGCAAGCTGACAGGGCCGGGTTCGATCAACGCCACCGACACGAGGTGGGAGCTCAAGGCGACCGACCTCGGCATCCTCTGGGACAACGGGTCCGGCCGGATCCTGTCGGCGTTCGGTGACACCTATGGCAACGGCTGGACCGGTCCCGGCGCCGGTACGGGCGATCCGGCCACGCTCGACTGGCGCTGCAACACGCTGTTGCGCAGCGGCGATCGGAACCTCGCGGACGGCATCACGTTCGACAGCGCGGCAGAGGATCGCCCCGGACACGCGAAGCAGATCCTCGGCTGCAAGAAGGTCGACCGCGACGAGCACACGGTCATCCCCACCGCGGGCATCGCCGTCGGCAACCGGCAATACCTGCACTACATGTCGGTCAACCACTGGGGCCCGGCCGGGACGTGGTTCACGAACCATTCGGGCATCGCGTATTCCGACGACGACGGTCAGACCTGGACCAAGTCGACCACCGCCGTCTGGCCGAACACTTCCGCCTGGAACAACAAGTTCCAGATGAACGCCTTCGTCCGCCAAGGCTCGTACGTCTATCTCGTCGGTACGCCGAACGGCCGGTACGGCAATGCGCACCTGGCCCGCGTCCCGGCCGCGCAGGTGCTGACGAAGAGCGCCTACCGCTATTGGAACGGCCGGACGTGGTCCAGCCGCGAGGCCGACGTCGTACCGATCGCCATCGGGCCGATCAGCGAGGTCTCCGTGCAATGGAACGAGCACCTCGGCCGCTGGCTGATGATGTACCTGGACGAGCAGCGCGCGGCCGTCGTACTGCGTTCCGCCTCAGACCTCACCCGGCCCTGGAGCGGCGAGCAAGTGGTTGCCAAGGGCACCGACTTCCCGGCGCTCTACGGCACGTACATGCACCCTTGGTCGTCCGGCCCGGACCTCTATTTCACGATGTCCCAGTGGGACCCGTACAACGTGTTCCTGATGCACACTCGCCTATCCAGCGATGGCCAGAACACCAACCTGGTAAGCGATCCTGGCTTTGAAGGCCAGCCTGGTACGACGGTGTCGGCGCCGTGGCAGCTCAACGGCCGCGGCGGCATCGACCAGAACATCGGTCAAGCGCACAGCGGTGCGAACAACAGCTTCGTCCGCGAGTCCAACGGCTGGCACCAGATCCAGCAGAACGTCGCCGTACGACCACACCACCGGTATCGCCTGAGCGCCTGGATCCGGACGTCCGACCCGACCACCAAGGGCGTCCTCGGCGTACGAACTCCACAGGGCAAAGTCCTCGCACAACGTGAGACCGGCACGCTGACGGCGTACACGAAGGTCAGCGTCGAGGTCGAAGTGGGCGCGAATCCCGTGGTCCAGTTGTACGCCGGCACGTTCGGCGCGGGTCACGACGTGTGGCTCCAGCTGGACGACGTCGCACTGGAGGAGATCCGCTGAAGCTAGACCTTGCGGCGCTTCCGGCGTACCGACTTCTCCGCGCGGGGAGGGCGTTGGCGGATCGGCCGGCGCGGGCCCACCAACCGGGGTCCCGCCAGCCGGTCCTCGAGGCGACGGGCCTCGCGCCGGATCGGCTGCGCGACGTACTCGCCGAGAATCACGCCCGAGGCGATCGCCACACCGATCGCGACGGCCGTCGCCAGGCTGACCACACCCGTCAGGCTGCCCATCGACATCACCTCGAACAGGCCCTTGTAAATGGTCAATCCGGGCAACAGCGGCACGGTCCCGGACACCACCACGACCAGCGGGGGTACGCCGCTGCGCCGGCCGAGCGAATACCCGCCAAGGCCGACGACGAACGCCGCAGCCGCAGTCGCCCAGGCCGGGCCGAACTCCACCCGCGTCATCATCGTGAACACCAGCGAACCAAGCGCGCCGACGATCGCGATCGGCAGCAACGACCGCAACGGCGCGTACGACGCGAAGGCGAACGCCACTGCCATCAGGGCTCCGGAGAACGTCATGATCGGCAAGTTCGTCAGTTGAATGGTCTGCGCCTCGATCGCGATCGGCAGGCCCAGCTTGATGCCGACCGTGATGCCGAGGCTGACGCCCGCGATGATGCCGCCGGTCAGCAGCATCGCCTCCAGCGTCCGGGCGGAGGCGGTCACGTAGTACCCGGTGAGCGCGTCCTGCACGGCACCGGTCAGGGCGATCCCGGCCAGCAGCATGATGATGCCGGCGGCAACGACCAGTGACGGTTTGACCGGCGCGTCGACGGCGTACAGCCCGAGCGCGACCGCGGTGGCGAGAAAGGCCCCGAACACTTGCTGGTAGAACGCGGGCAGCCGCTGCCGGTGGAACCACCGGTTGCTCAGCTCGATCAGCACGGCCGTCACGACCGCGACCAGTGTGATCAGCCAGCCACCACCGAGCAACAGCGTGGCGCCACCGGCCATCACACCCCAGGCCACCACCGAACTCCAGCGCGGGTACGGCGGGCCGGCCGAGGTGATGCGCGCCAGCTCCCGGCTGGCCTCCTCGCGAGTGATCTCGGCCGCCGCGAACTGCCGCACCAGGCGGTCGACGGCGGTCAGGCGGGAGTAGTCGAGGCCGCGATACCGGACGACGCGCAGATGCGTCTCGGGCGCGATATCCGGCGCGGCCTGGTAGGCGATCGTGATCGAGATGAAGGTGATGTCGACCTCGCAACCGCGCAGACCGCCCGCCGCCGCGACCGACAGGATCGTGGCCGTCGCGTCCGCGGTACCGGCACCGCTGGACAGCAGCACCTCCCCGATCCGCAACGCCAGGTCAAGGGTGCGATAGACCTCCCGCTGCTCCTCGCGCCCCACCTCGACCTCATCCACCACCCAAGCCACCTCTCCACCTCGCGCCGTCCCGCCCGACGCTAACGCCCCCACAAGTAATCCCCCGCATCCCGGGCCGGGCCCACCCTCTCTTTGCCGTCCTGCTCTCACACCTGTCGGCGGTGCTGAGAGGGCGGATTCGGACCGATGAATGCAAACGGTTGACAGTTTTAGGGCAATCGCTTTCCCCATCGGTTGACTGGGGTCCGATGGGGACTTAGTGTTACCGTTCTGACGCTTGGAAAGCCCTTTCCCGGAGCTTGAGGAGGACCAGCGATGTGCGAGTTCGCTCCCGCGCTGCCTGGCGGCATCGGCGTCTCCTTGCTCAAGGTGTACGACACCACCGCTCCGGACGGGCTCGTCGGCGGTACGCCGCACGTCCATCTCGCCTGTTCCGAGGGCTACTACGTGATCGCGGGATCCGGCGCCGTACAGACGCTCAACCCGAAGGGCTTCACCGAAACCCCGCTGCGAGCCGGCACGGTCGTCTGGTTCGACCCGGGCACCATCCACCGCCTCGTCAACGGCGGCGGCCTCCAGATCCTCACGTTGATGTCGAACAGCGGCCTGCCCGAGGCCGGTGACGCCGTACTGACCTTCCCGCCGGAGCACCTGACCGATCGCGAGACCTATCTCGCCGCCAGCACGCTCGTCGGCGAGGGCGACGACCGGACCGATTCGGCCATGCGCCGGCGCGACCTGGCGCTGCACGGATTCCTCGCCCTCCGAGAGCGGTACGACGCCGAGGGCCCTTCCGGACTGGACGACTTCTACGCCTCAGCCGTCGCCATCGTCCGGCCAAAGATCGCTGAGTGGCGCGAACGCTGGCAGAACGGCGCCAAACGCCTCGCCGACCAGACGGGCGCCGCCCTCGACGCGCTCGAAGCCGGAACCGCGCCGCACGTCCAAACGGCCGAACTGCACGGCATCCCCGCCCCAACCGAGACCGGCCGCCACGGCATGTGCGGCCGACTCGACGTGTACGACGTACAGGCCAAACCATGAAGGTGGTCGAGGCCGTCTGGCGTCCGGCGCTGGTACTGGTCGGACTTGTCGTCATCTGGTGGTTCGTCACCGCGCAGGAGTACGTCGCGGCGTACCTCGTGCCACCACCAGCAGACGTGCTCGACGTACTGATCACCGAACGAGCCGACCTCGCCCGGCACACCTGGGTCACGACGTACGAGACGTTGCTCGGGTTCATCCTGGCCGCGGTGATCGGGATCGCGATGGCCGTACTCATCGTGTACTCGAAGACGCTGGAGAAGTCGCTCTATCCGATCATCCTGTTCGCGCAGGTGATTCCGAAGATCGCGATCGCGCCGATCCTGGTCGTCTGGTTCGGGTTCGGCCTGCAACCGAAGGTCATCCTCGCCGTCCTGATCGCGTTCTTCCCGGTCGTCGTCTCGGGAGTCGCGGGCCTGCGCTCGGTCGATCCCGAATTGCTCGACCTTTCGGCCACGATGGGCGCGAGCCGCTGGAAGACCTTCCGCAAGATCCGTTTCCCCGGCGCCCTGCCGCAGTTGATGAGCGGGCTCAAGGTGGCCGTCACGCTCGCCGTGGTCGGGGCCGTCGTCGGCGAGTTCGTCGGCGCGCAGGAAGGGCTCGGATTCGTCCTGCTCGGCGCGAGCGGAAACCTCAACTCGGCGTTGCTCTTCGCCGACCTGTTCCTGATGTCGGCAATCGGCATCGTGCTGTTTGTCGCGGTCGAAGTGGCCGAGGCGCTGCTCATCCCCTGGCATGCCAGCCGTCGCGACGGCCTGGCGCTCACCACCACATGAAGCGAGCTGAAAGGCGGATGACAATGCGACGACGCATAGCGTTCCTGCTCACTGCGGTCTGCGCTCTGGCACTGACCGGCTGCGGTGGCGGCGGGGACGACAACGCCGGCGGGCCGGCCAAGGTGACGCTCACGCTGAACTGGGTGCCGTACGGCGAGCACGCGCCCTTCTACTACGGAGTCGACAAGGGCTACTTCAAGGACGAGGGCATCGAGCTCACCATCAACCCGGGCAACGGTTCGGGGAACACGGTGAAGGCCGTCGCCCAGGGGCAGACCGACTTCGGCTGGGCCGACGCGGCGTCGGTCGCGCACGGCGTCGGCAACGGGATGCCGATCAAGAGCCTCGGCGTCTACCTGCAGAAGGGCCCGTCGTCGCTGGAGTTCTTCTCCACCCAGAACATCAAGACCCCGGCCGACCTGAAGGGCAAGAAGATCGCCGGTACGGCGGGCGACGCGCTCTGGTCGACGTTCCCCGCCTGGCTGAAGGCGAACGGCCTGGCCGAGTCGGACGTCCAGCTCGTGAACGTCGACGCGGCCGGCAAGATCGCCGCGCTGATCGAGGGCAAGGTCGACGTGATCATGGGGTTCTTCCATGACCAGGCGCCGACGATCGAGGCCAAGTCCGGCAAGAAGGTCGACGTCCTGGTCTGGGCCGACACCGGGCTGAACCTGCTCGGCACCGGCCTGGTGGTGAACGAGAAGACCCTCAAGGACGACCCGGCCCTGGCCGAGAAGTTCGTCCGCGCCACCCAGAAGTCGTGGGCCGACGCCGCGAAGGACCCGGCGGCCGCGGTCCAGGCGATGGCGGGCAAGGCCGAGCAGGCGCCTGCCGCCGAGGTGATGCAGAAGCAGCTCGAGAAGGCCATTCCGCTGCTGCAGCTCGACACGGCCGGTGGGCCCGGCGTCAATACCGACAAGCAGTGGACCGACACGATCGACGTGCTCAAGACGTACGCCGACTTGAAGAACCCGGCCGAGCCCGCGAAGTACTGGGACGGCAAGTACGCCAAGGCGACTGGTTGATGTCGACCATTGAGCTGCGGGATCTGACCTGCCACTTCGCGAGCAAACGCTCCAGCACCACGGCGCTGGAGAACGTCTCGCTGTCGATCGAGAAGGGCGAGTTCGTCACGATCGTCGGCCCTTCCGGCTGTGGCAAGTCGACCCTGCTGAAGATCATCGCCGGCCTGGTCAAACCGAGTAGTGGCTCCGTGCAACTACTCGGCAAGCCGGTGACCGCGCCGCAGCGGGAGGTCGGTTTCGCCTTCCAGCGTTCGGCTTTGCTCGAGTGGCGAGGCGCCCGGAAGAACATCCTCTTGCAGGCCGAGATGCGCGGGCTCGACAAGTCGTACGCCGAGAAGCGGGCGGATTACCTGATCGAGATGACGGGTCTGACCGGTTTCGAGAAGGCCTTGCCGCATGAACTCTCGGGTGGCATGCAGCAGCGCGTCGCGTTGTGCCGCGCGTTGCTGCACGAGCCGCCTGTGCTCCTGATGGACGAGCCGTTCGGCGCGCTCGACGCGCTGACCCGGGAAACCCTCAACGTCGAGATGAACCGGATCTGGCGCGAGACCGGCGTGACCGTCGTTCTCGTCACGCACTCGATCGCGGAAGCCGTCTACCTCGGCAACCGGATCGAGGTGATGAGCCCGCGACCGGGCCGCATCGTCAAGACCCTGCCCGTCGACCTGCCCGACCACCGCCAGTACGGCGAAACGGTCGGCACTCCCATCTTCAAAGACCTCGCGAGCGAAATTCGCAACTTACTGGGTGCCACAGGTGCCGCCCATGACTGAGAAAGGCTCTAACAAAGTGAACGAACGACGCATTGGCATCGTGATGAACGGTGTCACCGGGCGGATGGGTCTGCGGCAGCACCTGGAACGATCGATCGTCGCCATTCGCGAGCAGGGTGGCATTCTCGCGGCCGATGGCAAGACGGTGATCATGCCCGAACCGATCCTGGTCGGGCGCAACGAGGACAAGCTGCGCCGGATCGCCGACAAGTACAACCTCACCCGCTGGACGACGAACCTGTCCGAGGCGCTGGCCGAGCCGGACGTCGAGATCTACTTCGACTCCCAGCTCACGCAGCTCCGCGAGAAGGGTGTGCGGGCCGCCGTCGAGGCCGGCAAGGCGATCTACTGCGAGAAGCCGATCGCGGAAGGCCTGGACGCGGCCGTCGAGCTGGCCCGGCTGGTTCGCGATTCCGGGCTGAAGAACGGCGTGGTCCAGGACAAGCTCTCGCTGCCGGGTCTGCGCAAGCTCAAGCGGCTGGTCGATGGCGGCTTCTTCGGCCAGATCCTCTCGGTCCGCGGCGAATTCGGCTACTGGGTCTTCGAGGGTGACTGGCAGGAGGCGCAGCGGCCCGCCTGGAACTACAAGCAGGAAGAGGGCGGCGGCATCGTCGTCGACATGTTCTGCCACTGGCGCTACGTGCTCGACCAGATCTTCGCGCCGGTCAAGTCCGTCTACTGCCAGGGCGCCACGCACATCCCCGTCCGGTACGACGAGCAGGGCAACCGGTACGACGCCACCGCGGAGGACGCGGCGTACGGCATCTTCGAGCTCGAAGGCGGCATCGTCGCCCAGCTCAACTCGTCCTGGACCACCCGGGTCTTCCGCGATGAGCTGGTCGAATTCCAGGTCGACGGCACCGAGGGAAGCGCCGTCGCGGGCCTGCGCAACTGCCGCGCCCAGCATCGCTCGGCCACGCCGAAGCCGGTCTGGAACCCGGATCTGCCCGTCACCGAGCCGTTCCGCGACCAGTGGCTGGATGTGCCGGACAACGAGGTGTTCGACAACGGGTTCAAGGTTCAGTGGGAGATGTTCCTGCGGCACATCGTGGATGACGCGCCGTTCACGTGGGACTTCGTCGAGGGCGCGAAGGGTGTGCAGCTGGCGGAGCTCGGGCTGCAGTCGTGGCGCGAGGGCCGCAAGCTCGACGTACCGGCGCTCGAGATCGGTGGTGTGGCGTGAGCCTGGAGCTCAACCTGCCGACGCTGTCCGGTGGGTTGTCCAAGTATCAGCTGGTCTCTACAGCGCCATCGGTTGAGACTTATGAGCCGGCGCGGGAGCGGTTGGCCTTCGCGGCGGCTCACGTGGTCGCGGATCCGCTGGGTGACAACGCGCCGGGGGCGCCCGCGGTGGTGGACTGGGAGCACACGCTCGCGTTCCGGCGGCACCTGTGGTCGCTCGGGTTGTCCGTGGCCGAGGCGATGGACACGGC
Encoded here:
- a CDS encoding ABC transporter permease, with protein sequence MKVVEAVWRPALVLVGLVVIWWFVTAQEYVAAYLVPPPADVLDVLITERADLARHTWVTTYETLLGFILAAVIGIAMAVLIVYSKTLEKSLYPIILFAQVIPKIAIAPILVVWFGFGLQPKVILAVLIAFFPVVVSGVAGLRSVDPELLDLSATMGASRWKTFRKIRFPGALPQLMSGLKVAVTLAVVGAVVGEFVGAQEGLGFVLLGASGNLNSALLFADLFLMSAIGIVLFVAVEVAEALLIPWHASRRDGLALTTT
- a CDS encoding cupin domain-containing protein, which translates into the protein MCEFAPALPGGIGVSLLKVYDTTAPDGLVGGTPHVHLACSEGYYVIAGSGAVQTLNPKGFTETPLRAGTVVWFDPGTIHRLVNGGGLQILTLMSNSGLPEAGDAVLTFPPEHLTDRETYLAASTLVGEGDDRTDSAMRRRDLALHGFLALRERYDAEGPSGLDDFYASAVAIVRPKIAEWRERWQNGAKRLADQTGAALDALEAGTAPHVQTAELHGIPAPTETGRHGMCGRLDVYDVQAKP
- a CDS encoding DUF4185 domain-containing protein, coding for MRQLLLLPLLAAALITPASAVAQTTGPTGVVPTPATRVGKLTGPGSINATDTRWELKATDLGILWDNGSGRILSAFGDTYGNGWTGPGAGTGDPATLDWRCNTLLRSGDRNLADGITFDSAAEDRPGHAKQILGCKKVDRDEHTVIPTAGIAVGNRQYLHYMSVNHWGPAGTWFTNHSGIAYSDDDGQTWTKSTTAVWPNTSAWNNKFQMNAFVRQGSYVYLVGTPNGRYGNAHLARVPAAQVLTKSAYRYWNGRTWSSREADVVPIAIGPISEVSVQWNEHLGRWLMMYLDEQRAAVVLRSASDLTRPWSGEQVVAKGTDFPALYGTYMHPWSSGPDLYFTMSQWDPYNVFLMHTRLSSDGQNTNLVSDPGFEGQPGTTVSAPWQLNGRGGIDQNIGQAHSGANNSFVRESNGWHQIQQNVAVRPHHRYRLSAWIRTSDPTTKGVLGVRTPQGKVLAQRETGTLTAYTKVSVEVEVGANPVVQLYAGTFGAGHDVWLQLDDVALEEIR
- a CDS encoding threonine/serine ThrE exporter family protein — translated: MAWVVDEVEVGREEQREVYRTLDLALRIGEVLLSSGAGTADATATILSVAAAGGLRGCEVDITFISITIAYQAAPDIAPETHLRVVRYRGLDYSRLTAVDRLVRQFAAAEITREEASRELARITSAGPPYPRWSSVVAWGVMAGGATLLLGGGWLITLVAVVTAVLIELSNRWFHRQRLPAFYQQVFGAFLATAVALGLYAVDAPVKPSLVVAAGIIMLLAGIALTGAVQDALTGYYVTASARTLEAMLLTGGIIAGVSLGITVGIKLGLPIAIEAQTIQLTNLPIMTFSGALMAVAFAFASYAPLRSLLPIAIVGALGSLVFTMMTRVEFGPAWATAAAAFVVGLGGYSLGRRSGVPPLVVVVSGTVPLLPGLTIYKGLFEVMSMGSLTGVVSLATAVAIGVAIASGVILGEYVAQPIRREARRLEDRLAGPRLVGPRRPIRQRPPRAEKSVRRKRRKV
- a CDS encoding Gfo/Idh/MocA family protein; amino-acid sequence: MNERRIGIVMNGVTGRMGLRQHLERSIVAIREQGGILAADGKTVIMPEPILVGRNEDKLRRIADKYNLTRWTTNLSEALAEPDVEIYFDSQLTQLREKGVRAAVEAGKAIYCEKPIAEGLDAAVELARLVRDSGLKNGVVQDKLSLPGLRKLKRLVDGGFFGQILSVRGEFGYWVFEGDWQEAQRPAWNYKQEEGGGIVVDMFCHWRYVLDQIFAPVKSVYCQGATHIPVRYDEQGNRYDATAEDAAYGIFELEGGIVAQLNSSWTTRVFRDELVEFQVDGTEGSAVAGLRNCRAQHRSATPKPVWNPDLPVTEPFRDQWLDVPDNEVFDNGFKVQWEMFLRHIVDDAPFTWDFVEGAKGVQLAELGLQSWREGRKLDVPALEIGGVA
- a CDS encoding ABC transporter substrate-binding protein, which encodes MRRRIAFLLTAVCALALTGCGGGGDDNAGGPAKVTLTLNWVPYGEHAPFYYGVDKGYFKDEGIELTINPGNGSGNTVKAVAQGQTDFGWADAASVAHGVGNGMPIKSLGVYLQKGPSSLEFFSTQNIKTPADLKGKKIAGTAGDALWSTFPAWLKANGLAESDVQLVNVDAAGKIAALIEGKVDVIMGFFHDQAPTIEAKSGKKVDVLVWADTGLNLLGTGLVVNEKTLKDDPALAEKFVRATQKSWADAAKDPAAAVQAMAGKAEQAPAAEVMQKQLEKAIPLLQLDTAGGPGVNTDKQWTDTIDVLKTYADLKNPAEPAKYWDGKYAKATG
- a CDS encoding ABC transporter ATP-binding protein, giving the protein MSTIELRDLTCHFASKRSSTTALENVSLSIEKGEFVTIVGPSGCGKSTLLKIIAGLVKPSSGSVQLLGKPVTAPQREVGFAFQRSALLEWRGARKNILLQAEMRGLDKSYAEKRADYLIEMTGLTGFEKALPHELSGGMQQRVALCRALLHEPPVLLMDEPFGALDALTRETLNVEMNRIWRETGVTVVLVTHSIAEAVYLGNRIEVMSPRPGRIVKTLPVDLPDHRQYGETVGTPIFKDLASEIRNLLGATGAAHD